Sequence from the Arvicola amphibius chromosome 3, mArvAmp1.2, whole genome shotgun sequence genome:
TTGAGGCAAGCTCCTTAAgttgcacaggctggccttgaactcactctgtagctcaggctttccTCGGTCTCCCGAATAGTTTGGGTGACAGGCCTCTAATACCAGCCCTGTCCTGTAAGTCTACTGTTATTATACGCAGGCATATATTATCATGGCTGAGAGTGCCTACCTGTAGGTGGATACAATCTGGAGGCTAGAATCCGGCTGTATCTGAAACTTCAGAGTCACCCCCTTGAATGTGGGGTCCCCCTTCTCAATGCCCTTTTGGGGGTTGAGCTGCTTCCGTGCTCTTCTCTGGAGTGAAGTTGGGGGTTCCGGATCGGGGTACTGTGTGCTCTTAGGATTCCTGGCCATACTTAGGGGGTCTGCCATCCCTATGACCATCAGCTCCCAGCACGGCCCCAGGGCCTGGGAGGCCAGCGAAGGGGACCCCAGTGACccgttttctttctcttggaggAAAGGCAATGCTGTGCTGACAGAGTCCTGGCACGCAGGCCACAGGGACCTGGGGGATAAGAAGCAGTAAGGCGTGGCCACCCCTTTCCCGAGGGCTTGTATTTGATAGGTAAGGAGGGGGTGGTGGAGCGCCACCCCGTTGTTGCCTCTGCTTTGGTAACCCTGTGCTTCACCTGGGGCCAGAATCCTGGGTTATTAGGTTTAAAAGTTGCAAAATAATTGTCAGCAGAGACTGAATCCCCCGTGGCTGGCTATCAGTTCCCATCagccacccccaccaccactaaCAAAGCAAGGACCCACCCTAGGCAATCTGCCCAATTCAGGCTAATGTCGGTAGCAACCATTAGTCAATCACCCCATCGACTGTTGTTTGTTAGTATGTTACCCTCATCATTCCACGATGACCCTTCATTGGCACCTTTTTGGGTCACATAGCCACAGAAGGGTGAGTACGATGGAAATCACCTGTCCCTTCCTGTATATAGGGGCTAAAACGTCATCGGCGCCGGTAACTAAGAGGGGGAAGACTGGGAAGCTGGGGATCGTGACCCCGCAATCTCCGGGACTGGCGAGACATTGTCTAGGATGGGCGGTGGAGGAGTCTTGCCCCACGCACCTGCCATTGGGAGTGAGGCATCTCAGGGCTCCAGGCTCCCGTGCGGGGGGTCGGCTCTTACGGAGCGACTCGGTGTCCAGACAAGGTGGCGCCAGAAGTTCCTGCCGGCGGCGCTCCAAGTCACGGGCTGATGCTGCCTCCATGCCCACTCCGGGCCcagcagcaaaatgtctctgccCTGCTCCCCCTAGAGATAAACCCGAAGGATGAGGGTGATGACGATGGGCGCCACCTGGGCGGAGCCGGCCGGCGCAGGTCACGTGGGGGCGCTGTTTGCACCTGGGAGCACTTTTTGCAGTGGCTGCCAGGAGCCTCAGCTGTGTGGCTCGTGATCAGGACGGCCCCCCTGGGTTACCCCCTCTTTGCTAGCTATCTTCTGATCACTTAGCACATCCTTGAAGGTCAAGGGGCGCTGTGGATCCCTTCTCTGTGGCTAGGGCGGGGCCTAGTCACACAGGAGCGTCCCCAGGAAGAACAAAGTCGCAGGTTCTGCCGGGGTGGGGGTATGGGCACAGCCAGGGCCCCTGCACTAGGAGCTGGACAGACCGGCCCCCCCAAGGACACGAAACATGCCCGAGATATGTATTACTTTTTATTGCAGCTCTGGTTTGAGTCCATCCCTAATTTATAATTCGATTCTCCCTGGTGGACTGACACACCCAAGATAGAGACCCATCCCCCTCAGTGCCCAGACACGGGCTGTACCCAGCAGCGGCTCTGGTCTCACACTGTGCTTTCAGCTTCTCTTTCCCGGCCAGTCCGTGCACTGGGGCCAGAAGcatgtcttttcttttcagttcagtggCCCTGGTTGGTCCAGTGACCTCCTCTCAATGGGGCTTGGGGATGTGGCCATCCACATAGAAGTTCCTGgtgaccttgggaagagcaaacTCGGCTCCTTCCAGCTCAGGGGTCAGCACAATCTGGCAGCCCAGTCTTGAGTTCTCCTGGAGCAGTGGGGCCATGTCCAACATATCGTCCTCCCTGGGACAAAGAGCAGTGGTCAGGGTGGTGTgggcacagggaggcagaggccggcagtaTAGCTGGGCTGCGCACTCACCTCTcctcaggaggaggcaggagatccagGTGGgtctcactcacatacacatggcAGGTGGAACATGCCAGGGAGGCTTCGCAGGCCCCTGGGGACAGGAGGAAAGAGGCATCCTTAGTGAGGAACACGCTCCACCTCAGCTTCCTAGCCCCAGCCTTCTCAGAGCTGAGAAGGTTTCTAAGTCATCTGTagactttttgttgttgagacagtcttaggcagcccaggctagccttaaactcactatgtagtcaaggaccGCCTGGAACCAACTCTCCTACCCCTCCCAAGGGGTATGATGACAGACGTGAGCCACTATGCCTAGTCCTACACTGCAGTCTCACCTCAGGGCCTCTGCCTCTGTACCCATGGCCTAGAATGTCCTCTGCTTTGCTTGCCACAGCATCCCTAAGGACGTCAGAGGGCGGCTCTGTTGCTTTCCACCCAGAGGACTGAAATCAGTCATCAGACTTCTGCTTCAATGCCTTGACCCTCTGAACCACGGCATTCTCccaatctgtaattttttttttttttttttttttttttttgagacaaaatttctgtgtaacagctctagctgtctggaacttgttctgtagaccaggctggcctcaaaactcagagatccatctgcttctgcctcccaagtgctgggattaaaggcctgtgccaccaccacctggctagtcaaatctaatttttgagacagagactcttgGTAAGTTATCCAGGCCAGGTCTGAATCTGGgcctggg
This genomic interval carries:
- the Zglp1 gene encoding GATA-type zinc finger protein 1 — protein: MEAASARDLERRRQELLAPPCLDTESLRKSRPPAREPGALRCLTPNGRSLWPACQDSVSTALPFLQEKENGSLGSPSLASQALGPCWELMVIGMADPLSMARNPKSTQYPDPEPPTSLQRRARKQLNPQKGIEKGDPTFKGVTLKFQIQPDSSLQIVSTYSLPGRSCLQKLPASPSKALVNPGGNEALEPRRCASCRTQRTPLWRDAEDGTPLCNACGIRYKKYGTRCSSCWLVPRKNVQPRRLCGRCGVSQDSHLNPTQEL